From Lolium perenne isolate Kyuss_39 chromosome 5, Kyuss_2.0, whole genome shotgun sequence, a single genomic window includes:
- the LOC127300204 gene encoding probable L-type lectin-domain containing receptor kinase S.5: MPAASELVGEQRWLACFFVAMALLCSTTSCSSGRSRQLLAAAASPSCSCCDQMKRDDIISYSFPSFDRSAGGAALALAVLKDADINGGVLQLTPDTRNNVGYLINKSGSVLLPDPVTLWRLDSHGVRHEASFNTTFDMNIYRDPGEEQHGEGLTFVIASSLNGPPAGSHGGFLGLTNTTSKSNSSSFVAVEFDTAKQSYDPDDNHVGLNIGSVDSAYVVQLSSVPPFNLTIAPTIPTNYTVWIDYKGVGHHIWVYMAPQGKEKPGSAVLDAPLNLSSHLPQRAYIGFSGSTGQGFELNTILSWSLTLDKLPSDHSEKWKVILPAVLGTVAVTAAMIAAAAFYFSARYKALKVELKLSEALRRLPGTPREFKYVTIRKATDNFDEARKLGKGGFGSVYKGTLRSGSGTTRSRVDVAVKKFTRNEDRCYDDFLAEVDVINRLRHRNIVPLIGWCYQKGELLLIYEYMPNGSLDQHLFRTRENPQQPATLLGWNTRYDIVMDVTAGLHYVHHEHEHMVLHRDVKASNIMLDSSFRGRLGDFGLARIVTCLDKNSYTDIGVAGTWGFIAPEYSMNHKATRKTDVYALGVLILEVVTGERALGGSNESFQLLTDWVWTAHREGRLLEAVDDDVAGEFDEDDASRLLLLGLACTNPNPSDRPSMAEVVQIVAKSATPPDVPLVKPTFVWPPEGGWIPLESDDTAAIMNIQWEENESLSSDDALEMT; the protein is encoded by the exons ATGCCTGCCGCTAGTGAACTAGTAGGAGAGCAGCGATGGCTCGCATGTTTCTTCGTGGCCATGGCGTTGCTTTGCTCTACTACATCCTGCAGCTCCGGTCGGTCCCGCCAGTTGCTGGCTGCAGCGGCCTCGCCTTCCTGTAGCTGCTGTGACCAGATGAAGAGGGACGACATCATCTCCTACAGTTTCCCCTCCTTCGATAGAAGTGCCGGAGGAGCTGCCTTAGCGTTAGCGGTGCTCAAGGATGCGGATATCAATGGGGGAGTCCTCCAGCTGACTCCTGACACTCGCAACAATGTTGGCTATCTAATCAACAAGTCCGGATCCGTCCTCCTCCCGGATCCCGTCACGCTGTGGCGCCTCGACTCCCACGGGGTGAGGCACGAAGCCTCCTTCAACACCACCTTTGACATGAACATCTACAGAGACCCGGGGGAGGAACAGCACGGCGAGGGCCTTACGTTCGTCATCGCCTCCTCCCTCAACGGCCCTCCGGCAGGCAGCCATGGTGGGTTCCTCGGCCTCACAAACACCACCTCCAAGTCCAACTCCAGCAGCTTCGTGGCTGTCGAGTTCGACACGGCCAAGCAGTCGTACGATCCCGACGACAACCACGTCGGTCTCAACATCGGTAGCGTCGACTCCGCCTACGTCGTGCAGCTCTCCTCGGTTCCGCCGTTCAACCTTACAATCGCACCAACCATACCGACGAACTATACTGTGTGGATCGATTACAAGGGCGTGGGACACCACATATGGGTATACATGGCTCCCCAGGGCAAGGAGAAACCAGGGAGCGCCGTCCTTGACGCGCCGCTCAACTTGAGCAGCCATCTCCCACAGAGAGCCTACATCGGTTTCTCGGGATCGACGGGACAGGGCTTCGAGCTGAACACTATCCTCAGCTGGAGCTTGACGCTTGACAAGCTCCCCAGTGACCACAGCGAGAAATGGAAGGTGATACTTCCAGCAGTCCTTGGGACAGTAGCTGTAACTGCCGCCATGATCGCCGCCGCTGCCTTCTACTTCAGCGCGAGGTATAAGGCGCTCAAGGTGGAGCTGAAGCTGTCCGAGGCTCTCCGGCGGCTTCCTGGGACGCCCAGGGAgttcaagtacgtcaccatcaggAAGGCCACAGACAACTTTGACGAGGCAAGGAAGCTAGGGAAAGGAGGCTTTGGCTCTGTGTACAAGGGAACACTGCGATCAGGGTCAGGGACGACCAGGTCACGCGTCGATGTGGCTGTGAAGAAGTTCACGCGTAATGAAGACCGCTGCTACGACGACTTCCTCGCAGAGGTCGATGTCATCAACCGCCTGCGTCACAGAAATATCGTGCCGCTCATTG GTTGGTGTTATCAGAAAGGTGAGCTCCTTCTCATCTACGAGTACATGCCGAATGGCAGCCTGGATCAGCACCTGTTCCGCACGCGCGAAAATCCACAACAGCCTGCTACCCTCCTAGGATGGAACACCCGCTACGACATTGTCATGGATGTCACCGCAGGGCTCCACTACGTCCACCACGAGCACGAGCACATGGTGCTCCACCGCGACGTCAAGGCCAGCAACATCATGCTCGACTCCTCCTTCCGTGGTCGCCTCGGCGACTTCGGCCTCGCCCGCATCGTCACCTGCCTGGACAAGAACTCCTACACGGACATCGGCGTCGCGGGGACCTGGGGCTTCATCGCGCCGGAGTACTCGATGAACCACAAGGCTACACGCAAGACCGACGTCTACGCGCTCGGGGTGCTGATCCTGGAGGTCGTCACCGGCGAGCGGGCGCTCGGCGGCTCCAACGAGTCCTTCCAGCTGCTCACCGACTGGGTCTGGACGGCTCACCGGGAGGGACGACTGCTTGAGGCGGTGGACGACGACGTGGCTGGAGAattcgacgaggacgacgctagTCGCTTGCTGCTTCTCGGGTTGGCGTGCACCAACCCCAACCCGTCGGACCGCCCGAGCATGGCGGAGGTGGTGCAGATCGTTGCCAAGTCTGCGACGCCGCCGGACGTGCCGCTGGTGAAGCCCACCTTCGTATggcctccggaaggcggctggatCCCCTTGGAATCTGACGACACAGCGGCGATCATGAACATCCAATGGGAGGAGAACGAGTCGTTGAGCAGCGATGATGCCCTGGAGATGACCTAG